GAAAAACACATCGGAGCAAAAACaccatctctattttttttttctattttagagatttatattatagaggtggattggagatggtcttataaGTTAGCTGATAACAGCTCCCAATCCATTACACCAGATCATAAACCCATCGGTACATGCAAACGTGAACTCTCTATGTACTGGGATTTCAAGTACAACAATATATATagtagtttttttgttttattgaacAACAACAGAGAAGTTTGAAACTCGGTACAAATCCCACCGATCACAGCAAAGACGAACGAAAACAAATTCATCAAAGAAAAGAAGCTTGAGAAACAAAGTCGAGACGAAGGAATTACAAGATGAAAACCAAGACACTAACAGTAGTCGCCACTGTTGCGGAGATAATTAGTTGTGGGCAAACTGTGAAAGTGGCTGTGTTTGGAGGTGGTGGAAGAGTTTTTTTGGGTCCACCAAAATGACCACCGTCATTACTTGGTGATGGTGAAGGAGCCATTGCTGGAGGAGCGCGTTTTTTCCCACCTTCGCCATATGAAGAATCAGCAACCATAATCA
The window above is part of the Brassica napus cultivar Da-Ae chromosome C3, Da-Ae, whole genome shotgun sequence genome. Proteins encoded here:
- the BNAC03G32330D gene encoding uncharacterized protein BNAC03G32330D, translating into MRSLYSFTLMICVLVLAMLIMVADSSYGEGGKKRAPPAMAPSPSPSNDGGHFGGPKKTLPPPPNTATFTVCPQLIISATVATTVSVLVFIL